Proteins from a genomic interval of Ignavibacteria bacterium:
- the infA gene encoding translation initiation factor IF-1 has product MGKQDVIKVDGIITEILPNTSFKVKLENGHEILAHISGKMRMNFIRILQGDKVSVELSPYDLTKGRITYRYK; this is encoded by the coding sequence ATGGGTAAACAGGACGTAATAAAAGTTGACGGAATAATAACGGAAATTCTTCCCAATACTTCATTTAAAGTAAAGCTTGAAAACGGACACGAGATTTTGGCGCATATATCGGGAAAGATGAGAATGAATTTCATAAGAATTTTACAAGGTGACAAAGTTTCTGTCGAGCTTTCACCCTATGATTTAACAAAAGGCAGAATAACTTACAGATATAAATAA
- the rplQ gene encoding 50S ribosomal protein L17 codes for MEHRKKGRKLKRTASHKKAMMANMSASLIKAKRINTTVAKAKELKIYIEPLVTKAKNALSDPTKSVHLRRVARRFLRDDAAVAQLFNDIAPMVGNRPGGYTRVVKAGFRKGDGGDVAIIEFVDFNYVVEKEKQIDEKTKAEDSGKTGDKKETKKEVKAKKESKKAPKKESVKKESGPDVKTRKTRKKV; via the coding sequence ATGGAACACAGGAAAAAAGGCCGCAAACTAAAAAGAACAGCAAGCCACAAAAAAGCAATGATGGCTAATATGTCAGCTTCTTTGATTAAGGCAAAAAGAATAAACACTACAGTTGCTAAAGCAAAAGAGTTGAAGATTTATATTGAACCGTTGGTAACGAAGGCAAAAAATGCTCTCAGCGACCCTACGAAGAGTGTCCATTTGAGAAGAGTTGCAAGAAGATTTTTACGTGATGATGCAGCTGTTGCGCAATTATTTAATGATATTGCTCCTATGGTCGGCAACAGACCGGGCGGATATACAAGAGTCGTGAAAGCAGGTTTCAGAAAAGGTGATGGCGGTGATGTAGCCATAATCGAGTTTGTAGATTTCAATTACGTCGTTGAAAAAGAAAAACAAATCGACGAAAAAACCAAAGCAGAAGATTCAGGAAAAACGGGTGATAAGAAGGAAACGAAAAAAGAAGTAAAAGCAAAAAAAGAATCGAAAAAAGCTCCTAAGAAAGAAAGTGTGAAGAAGGAATCAGGACCTGATGTTAAAACCAGAAAGACACGTAAAAAAGTTTAA
- the rpsK gene encoding 30S ribosomal protein S11 codes for MAKTFKKTKKKLHIDANGVAHIKATFNNVIITLTDSHGNTISCASSGKMGFKGSKKNTPFAAQMTAESCGKEAYDAGLRKVDVLIKGVGSGRDAAIRSLATVGIEVTSIKDITPLPHNGCRPPKKRRV; via the coding sequence GTGGCAAAAACATTCAAAAAAACTAAGAAAAAACTTCACATAGATGCTAACGGTGTAGCGCATATCAAAGCTACATTCAACAATGTTATTATTACATTGACTGATTCTCACGGGAATACGATTTCATGCGCATCTTCAGGCAAGATGGGATTCAAGGGCTCAAAGAAGAATACTCCTTTTGCCGCTCAGATGACAGCAGAATCATGCGGTAAGGAAGCTTATGATGCGGGTTTAAGAAAAGTCGATGTATTAATCAAAGGTGTTGGTTCGGGAAGAGATGCTGCAATCAGGTCTCTTGCTACAGTCGGCATAGAAGTAACATCTATAAAAGATATTACTCCGCTTCCGCACAACGGTTGCCGTCCTCCGAAGAAACGAAGAGTGTAA
- the map gene encoding type I methionyl aminopeptidase, translating to MGLIKNDREINLIAESCKVVKDTLDFIKDFVREGVSTYELDDLIETKIKNLGAQPAFKGYKVKGKRFPSSACISINDEVVHGIPSKNVVLKNGDIISIDIGAYKNGYYGDSAYTFAVGEISDKKKKLLKITEESLYKGIEQAVEGNDVNDISVAVQNYVEGSGFSIVRELIGHGIGKNLHEEPPVPNYYSPSNKYKLRKGMVIAIEPMVNYGTARVRTKSDGWTVVTSDGEPSAHFEHTVLITNSKPVILTN from the coding sequence ATGGGTTTGATTAAAAACGATAGAGAAATAAATTTAATTGCAGAAAGCTGTAAAGTAGTTAAAGATACGTTAGACTTTATAAAAGATTTTGTTCGTGAAGGTGTTTCAACATACGAGCTCGATGATTTAATTGAGACAAAGATAAAAAATTTGGGTGCGCAGCCTGCATTCAAAGGATACAAGGTAAAAGGAAAAAGATTTCCTTCATCGGCTTGTATCTCGATAAATGATGAAGTAGTTCACGGCATTCCGAGTAAGAATGTTGTTTTAAAAAACGGTGATATAATTTCGATAGATATAGGTGCTTATAAAAACGGATATTATGGTGATAGCGCTTACACTTTTGCAGTAGGTGAAATTTCGGATAAGAAGAAAAAGCTCTTAAAAATTACGGAAGAATCTTTATACAAAGGAATCGAGCAGGCAGTTGAAGGAAATGACGTTAACGATATTTCCGTTGCTGTTCAGAATTATGTTGAAGGTTCAGGATTTTCAATTGTGCGCGAGTTAATCGGACACGGTATCGGGAAAAATCTTCACGAAGAGCCCCCGGTTCCTAATTATTACAGCCCGAGTAACAAGTACAAACTAAGAAAGGGTATGGTGATTGCAATCGAGCCGATGGTAAATTACGGCACTGCGAGAGTCCGCACAAAATCAGACGGATGGACGGTGGTAACATCGGACGGAGAGCCGTCAGCTCATTTTGAGCATACAGTTTTGATAACAAATTCAAAACCGGTAATACTTACTAATTAA
- the rplF gene encoding 50S ribosomal protein L6 yields the protein MSRIGKKPIALAKEYQVTKNGSIVEVSGPKGKLQMEMRDDIKMEIKDNEIIFSRSSENKNVRALHGLYRALLQNMITGVTEGFSKKLDLVGIGYKAELKGNNIVFALGYSHPIVFTAPSDIKIELPAPNNVVVSGIDKQLVGLVAAKIRELRPPEPYKGKGIKYSDERIRRKAGKTASK from the coding sequence ATGAGTCGTATAGGAAAAAAACCGATAGCTTTAGCAAAAGAATATCAGGTTACAAAAAACGGTAGCATAGTTGAAGTTTCAGGTCCGAAAGGAAAGCTTCAGATGGAAATGAGAGATGATATAAAGATGGAGATAAAGGACAATGAAATTATTTTTTCAAGAAGCAGTGAAAACAAAAATGTAAGAGCATTGCACGGATTATACAGAGCTTTGCTTCAGAATATGATTACCGGTGTAACCGAAGGATTTTCAAAGAAGCTTGATTTGGTTGGTATCGGATACAAAGCCGAGTTAAAAGGAAACAATATTGTTTTTGCTTTAGGGTATTCACATCCTATAGTTTTCACAGCTCCTTCTGATATTAAAATTGAATTACCTGCACCGAACAATGTAGTTGTTTCGGGTATTGATAAGCAGTTAGTCGGTCTGGTTGCCGCGAAAATTCGCGAGTTGAGACCGCCTGAGCCGTATAAAGGAAAAGGTATTAAATATTCTGATGAAAGAATCAGAAGAAAAGCCGGTAAGACCGCTTCAAAATAA
- the rpsD gene encoding 30S ribosomal protein S4, which produces MARYTDASCKLCRRERTKLFLKGIKCYTDKCPVGSDKNYPPGQHGQSRRARITDYAVQLREKQKIRRTYGLLEKQFRDYFVEAARRKGVTGDNLVQLLETRFDNTLYRLGLAPSRKAARQLITHRHFTVNGRVVNIPSLMLKVGDVIKVREKSKKMEIFHEAMKRMKDNMVVPWLALDKANMEGKFLKAPERTDVPFVGNEQLVVELYSK; this is translated from the coding sequence ATGGCTCGATATACAGATGCAAGCTGCAAGCTTTGTCGCAGAGAAAGAACAAAGCTATTCCTCAAAGGAATAAAATGTTATACTGACAAATGTCCAGTTGGAAGCGATAAGAATTATCCTCCGGGTCAGCATGGTCAATCAAGAAGAGCAAGAATCACAGACTATGCAGTTCAGTTAAGAGAAAAACAAAAAATCAGAAGAACCTACGGACTGCTCGAAAAACAGTTCAGGGATTATTTTGTTGAAGCTGCAAGAAGAAAAGGTGTAACGGGAGATAATCTAGTTCAGCTTCTTGAAACAAGATTTGACAATACATTATACCGTCTCGGACTTGCTCCTTCAAGAAAAGCCGCAAGACAGCTGATAACTCACAGACATTTTACTGTCAATGGAAGAGTTGTAAATATTCCTTCGCTTATGCTGAAAGTTGGTGACGTAATTAAAGTTCGCGAGAAAAGCAAAAAAATGGAAATCTTCCATGAAGCAATGAAAAGAATGAAAGACAATATGGTTGTGCCATGGTTAGCGCTTGATAAAGCCAATATGGAAGGCAAATTCCTGAAAGCCCCTGAAAGAACAGACGTTCCTTTCGTAGGAAACGAACAGTTAGTCGTAGAGTTATACTCAAAATAA
- a CDS encoding NAD(P)-dependent oxidoreductase, translated as MIKILIADKINLTHLPLFPKNKFHITAFDNIPNSEIIKKYNDYDVLVIRSIRKIGKKFLSKAKFKIIATVSRGTDHIDVAEAKKQKIKVLNIERGNSLAAAEHTLALLLAVSKNIIFSNKCVRENRFTAYDYERFELEGKTIGIIGFGSIGSLVGKYCKALGMKILVNDTDKKVIVKNKNFKFVSLDYLLEASDIITVHIPLENNKNFLSKDKLRKLKPSAILINTSRGEVLDESFLIKLLKAKKIKSAALDVFKNEPLINKQFYGLPNVLLTNHIAGKTTESSSKMTKEIFIRIKNLYQNI; from the coding sequence ATGATTAAGATTCTGATAGCCGACAAAATTAACCTCACTCACTTACCCCTCTTCCCTAAAAATAAATTTCACATAACCGCTTTTGATAATATTCCTAATTCCGAAATAATAAAAAAATATAATGATTACGACGTCTTAGTCATTCGCAGCATAAGAAAAATCGGCAAGAAATTTTTATCAAAGGCAAAATTTAAAATCATTGCCACAGTCTCGAGAGGCACTGACCATATTGATGTAGCCGAAGCAAAAAAACAAAAAATAAAAGTACTGAATATTGAACGCGGCAACAGTCTCGCAGCCGCAGAACATACGCTGGCGCTGCTTCTTGCAGTTTCAAAAAATATTATTTTTTCGAATAAATGTGTCAGAGAAAATCGATTTACTGCTTATGATTATGAAAGATTTGAGCTTGAAGGGAAAACTATTGGTATCATTGGATTCGGCTCTATAGGAAGTCTGGTCGGAAAATACTGCAAAGCGCTTGGAATGAAAATTCTTGTAAATGATACAGATAAAAAAGTCATTGTAAAAAACAAAAACTTTAAGTTTGTAAGTTTAGATTATCTCCTTGAAGCGTCAGACATCATTACAGTTCACATACCACTTGAAAACAATAAGAATTTTTTATCGAAAGATAAATTAAGAAAATTAAAGCCGTCGGCAATTTTAATTAATACTTCCCGCGGTGAAGTATTAGATGAAAGTTTTTTGATTAAACTGCTCAAAGCAAAAAAAATAAAATCAGCGGCTCTTGACGTTTTCAAAAACGAACCTCTCATTAACAAGCAATTCTATGGGTTACCGAATGTTTTACTCACCAATCATATCGCAGGAAAAACTACTGAAAGCTCCTCAAAAATGACTAAAGAAATATTTATAAGAATAAAAAATCTTTATCAAAATATTTAA
- the rpsM gene encoding 30S ribosomal protein S13, translated as MARVAGIDLPKNKRAVIGLTAIFGIGKSTAEKILDKVGIDHNKKVANLTDDEVNHIRTEITNEYKVEGSLKSEVAMNIKRLTDIGTYRGKRHRKGLPSRGQRTRTNSRTRKGKRKTVAGKKKVAAKK; from the coding sequence ATGGCAAGAGTAGCAGGTATAGACTTACCAAAAAATAAAAGAGCAGTAATCGGTTTGACCGCCATCTTTGGCATTGGAAAATCTACTGCCGAGAAAATTCTCGATAAAGTCGGAATAGACCACAACAAGAAAGTTGCTAACTTAACTGATGATGAAGTTAATCACATCAGAACCGAGATTACCAACGAGTATAAAGTCGAGGGTTCTTTAAAGTCTGAAGTTGCGATGAATATCAAGAGGCTGACCGACATAGGAACATACAGAGGAAAGAGACACAGAAAAGGACTGCCGTCACGAGGACAAAGAACAAGAACAAACTCAAGAACCAGAAAAGGTAAGAGGAAAACAGTTGCAGGCAAAAAGAAAGTAGCAGCTAAGAAATAA
- the rpmD gene encoding 50S ribosomal protein L30 has translation MNLKITQIRSAIDRPKDQKATIEALGIRKLNNSVIKKDTPQIRGMIRKVNHLVKVEEVK, from the coding sequence ATGAATCTTAAAATCACACAAATCAGAAGCGCTATTGACAGACCAAAAGACCAGAAAGCAACTATTGAAGCGCTTGGCATCAGAAAGTTAAATAATTCTGTCATTAAAAAAGATACTCCTCAGATAAGAGGGATGATTAGAAAAGTAAATCATCTTGTCAAAGTTGAGGAAGTAAAATAA
- the yihA gene encoding ribosome biogenesis GTP-binding protein YihA/YsxC, giving the protein MKISTAEFIESIYDLRTLPKSVLSEFVLVGRSNVGKSSLINTICNKKKLAKVGSVPGKTRQLNYFLINKEFYIVDLPGYGYAKVPEQIRAGWRKLVEDYISERANVNMVFVLIDSRHDPTYLDELMVSWLEYYEIPYAIILTKADKISKNKMEKQIYRASKIVNNEDLCKDYIPFSIITDEGKDEILNLIQDALENKFRQNASSEDDEEEDS; this is encoded by the coding sequence ATGAAAATTTCCACTGCTGAATTTATAGAAAGTATATACGACTTAAGAACCCTGCCAAAATCCGTTTTGTCCGAATTTGTGCTTGTCGGAAGGTCTAACGTTGGTAAGTCATCACTCATAAATACTATCTGCAATAAGAAAAAACTCGCAAAGGTCGGCTCAGTGCCGGGCAAAACGCGCCAGCTTAATTACTTCCTCATCAATAAAGAATTTTATATTGTTGATTTGCCGGGTTATGGCTATGCAAAAGTACCTGAGCAAATCCGCGCCGGCTGGAGAAAGCTTGTTGAAGACTACATCAGCGAGCGTGCAAACGTAAACATGGTTTTTGTTCTTATTGATTCGCGCCATGACCCGACTTATCTCGATGAGCTTATGGTCAGCTGGCTTGAGTATTATGAAATTCCTTACGCTATAATTCTTACCAAAGCAGATAAGATTTCCAAAAACAAAATGGAAAAACAAATTTACAGAGCTTCAAAAATTGTGAACAACGAAGACCTCTGCAAAGATTATATTCCTTTTTCAATTATTACCGATGAAGGTAAAGATGAGATTCTTAATCTGATTCAGGATGCTCTCGAAAATAAATTCCGCCAGAACGCTTCATCTGAAGATGACGAAGAGGAAGATTCATAA
- the rplR gene encoding 50S ribosomal protein L18, protein MQKVDKLKKRRERIKYKIRKTVSGNSDRPRLVVYRSAKHIYAQLIDDVNSKTLFGMGSNSKEIQEKLSSSKGSVEKSKAIGKMIAEKASGLKITNVVFDRNGYLYHGRVKALADGAREGGLKF, encoded by the coding sequence ATGCAAAAAGTAGATAAACTAAAAAAAAGACGCGAAAGAATAAAATATAAAATCAGAAAGACTGTATCGGGTAATTCTGACAGACCAAGACTTGTAGTATATAGAAGCGCAAAGCATATTTATGCGCAGTTAATTGATGATGTAAACTCGAAAACTCTTTTCGGCATGGGTTCTAATTCAAAGGAAATCCAGGAAAAATTATCATCTTCAAAAGGAAGTGTTGAGAAAAGCAAAGCCATTGGTAAAATGATTGCCGAAAAAGCTTCAGGACTTAAAATTACAAACGTTGTCTTCGACAGAAACGGATATTTGTATCACGGAAGAGTAAAAGCTCTTGCCGATGGAGCCAGAGAAGGTGGTTTAAAATTTTGA
- the rpsE gene encoding 30S ribosomal protein S5, with the protein MAKIKKLTVKPAELELKEKLVKVGRVAKVVKGGRRFSFNAVSVVGNGSGYVGVGLGKANEVTDAIKKSVEDARKNLIKVPIRKGTVPHEIIGKYGAAKVMLKPAAPGTGIIAGGGVRAVLESVGVQDVLTKLLGSSNHHNVVKATIDALRNLKDAKTTAEQRGMTLAELFNN; encoded by the coding sequence ATGGCAAAAATAAAAAAACTTACTGTTAAACCCGCTGAGCTCGAGTTAAAAGAAAAACTTGTTAAGGTTGGCAGAGTTGCAAAAGTAGTAAAAGGCGGAAGAAGATTCAGCTTTAATGCAGTCAGCGTTGTCGGAAACGGTTCCGGTTACGTTGGTGTCGGTCTTGGAAAAGCAAACGAAGTTACCGATGCAATTAAAAAGAGCGTTGAAGATGCAAGAAAGAATTTAATCAAAGTTCCAATCAGAAAAGGAACGGTCCCTCATGAAATCATCGGAAAATACGGCGCGGCAAAAGTTATGTTGAAACCGGCTGCACCCGGAACGGGAATTATTGCAGGCGGTGGTGTCAGAGCTGTTCTTGAATCAGTTGGTGTGCAGGACGTTTTGACAAAGCTTCTCGGTTCTTCAAATCATCATAATGTAGTTAAAGCTACCATAGATGCATTGAGAAATCTAAAAGATGCAAAGACAACTGCTGAGCAAAGAGGAATGACTCTTGCTGAGCTTTTCAATAATTAA
- the secY gene encoding preprotein translocase subunit SecY: MSGFVESFRNIFKIEELRTRIFFTLAILIVVRIGAHITLPGINASLLTQANLNQANNTLFGLYDMFVGGAFNNAAVFALGIMPYISASIIIQLLGAVFPYFQKLQKEGEEGRKKITQLTRVGTVPIAALQAWGVSVSLASREVNGISIISPEMSGMLFTISTVIFLTAGTIFMMWLGEQITDRGIGNGISLIIFIGIIADFPFALFDEYQIVASGVRNIIIEILYVALFLLIIAGVIAVTVATRKIPVQYAKRVVGRKVFGGVTQYIPMKVNQAGVMPIIFAQSIMFIPSTVLSFFPDSAFMQGISKYFDPTSLTYSLVFALLIIFFTYFYTAIAFNPKDVADNMKKQGGFIPGVRPGKPTSDYIDNILTKITLPGSIFLAIIAIIPTFLMMMGVTTGLAQFFGGTSLLIIVGVALDTLQQIESHLLMRHYDGFMKGGKLKGRR; the protein is encoded by the coding sequence ATGAGTGGTTTTGTAGAGAGTTTCAGGAATATATTTAAGATTGAAGAATTAAGGACACGAATTTTTTTCACTCTTGCGATTTTAATTGTTGTTCGTATCGGTGCTCACATAACTTTGCCGGGAATCAATGCTTCGCTTTTAACTCAGGCAAACCTGAACCAGGCAAATAATACTTTGTTTGGTCTTTATGATATGTTTGTGGGAGGTGCATTCAACAATGCAGCCGTTTTTGCATTGGGAATTATGCCTTACATCAGTGCTTCGATTATTATCCAGCTTCTTGGCGCTGTGTTTCCTTATTTCCAGAAGCTTCAGAAAGAAGGTGAAGAGGGAAGAAAGAAAATCACACAGCTTACAAGAGTCGGAACTGTTCCGATTGCTGCGCTTCAGGCATGGGGCGTGAGTGTTTCTCTTGCAAGCAGGGAAGTTAACGGTATCAGCATAATAAGTCCGGAAATGTCGGGAATGTTATTTACAATCTCGACTGTTATATTTCTGACTGCGGGTACGATTTTTATGATGTGGCTTGGCGAACAGATAACCGACCGCGGTATCGGAAACGGTATATCGCTGATTATCTTCATCGGTATCATTGCAGATTTCCCATTCGCATTATTTGATGAGTATCAGATAGTTGCTTCAGGTGTAAGAAACATCATAATAGAGATTTTATATGTAGCGTTATTCTTATTAATAATAGCAGGAGTTATTGCGGTTACAGTCGCAACAAGAAAAATTCCTGTTCAGTATGCAAAGAGGGTTGTTGGAAGAAAAGTATTTGGAGGTGTTACGCAGTATATACCGATGAAAGTTAATCAGGCAGGTGTTATGCCTATTATATTTGCTCAGTCAATTATGTTTATCCCAAGCACGGTGTTGTCATTTTTTCCTGACAGTGCATTTATGCAGGGTATATCAAAATATTTTGACCCGACAAGCTTAACATATTCATTGGTGTTTGCTTTATTGATTATCTTCTTTACTTATTTCTATACCGCAATTGCTTTCAATCCGAAAGACGTTGCAGATAACATGAAAAAGCAGGGTGGATTTATTCCGGGAGTTAGACCGGGTAAACCGACTTCAGATTATATTGATAATATTCTGACAAAAATTACTTTGCCGGGTTCGATATTTCTTGCAATTATTGCAATCATTCCGACATTTTTGATGATGATGGGAGTTACTACAGGTTTAGCGCAGTTTTTTGGCGGAACAAGTCTTCTAATTATCGTTGGTGTTGCGCTTGATACATTGCAGCAGATTGAATCGCATTTGCTAATGAGACACTATGACGGATTTATGAAGGGCGGAAAACTTAAGGGAAGAAGATAA
- the rpsH gene encoding 30S ribosomal protein S8 — protein MSMTDPISDFLTRVRNAIKAEKKTVDIPASKFKKEIAEILKNTKYIDDYKMIDTENKRSFISIKLKYSGGESVITGLKRISKPGIRRYVEHASIPRVRNGLGIALISTSKGLMTDSQARKLGVGGEVVCEVW, from the coding sequence ATGTCAATGACCGACCCAATTTCAGATTTTCTTACAAGAGTAAGAAATGCAATAAAAGCTGAAAAGAAAACCGTTGATATTCCGGCATCTAAATTCAAAAAAGAAATTGCCGAGATATTAAAGAATACAAAGTACATAGATGATTACAAAATGATTGATACCGAAAACAAGAGGTCATTCATTTCGATTAAGCTGAAGTATTCAGGCGGTGAGAGTGTAATAACCGGTTTAAAAAGAATCAGCAAACCGGGTATAAGAAGATATGTTGAGCATGCCAGCATTCCGAGAGTCAGAAACGGCCTGGGCATTGCCTTAATCTCAACATCAAAGGGTTTGATGACCGACTCGCAGGCGAGAAAGCTTGGCGTTGGCGGTGAAGTTGTTTGTGAAGTCTGGTAA
- the rpsN gene encoding 30S ribosomal protein S14 has protein sequence MAKKSIVARQNKRIALVKQYNEKRKELKKAGDYEGLQKLPRNSSPTRLHNRCNVTGRARAYYRKFGVSRLVLRELALSGKIPGVRKASW, from the coding sequence ATGGCAAAGAAATCAATAGTCGCAAGACAGAATAAAAGAATAGCTTTAGTAAAGCAGTATAACGAAAAGAGAAAAGAGCTTAAGAAAGCAGGTGATTACGAAGGATTACAAAAACTTCCGAGAAACAGCAGTCCTACAAGATTGCATAACAGATGCAACGTAACAGGAAGAGCGAGAGCATATTACAGAAAGTTTGGTGTATCAAGATTAGTATTAAGAGAACTTGCGCTTTCCGGTAAAATCCCTGGAGTAAGAAAAGCAAGCTGGTAA
- a CDS encoding DNA-directed RNA polymerase subunit alpha: MKINHLQLPENVIKEESSFTDTFGRFVMQPLERGYGITLGNSLRRVLISSLSGTAIIAIKVNDAPHEFTTLKGVVEDLSEIILNLKEVRFKDITGKGHKIEMNIKGAKEFTAKDIQDATADFEILNPDQHIATLNKDANLNIELRLAQGIGYIPSEENKKVDLPLGFITVDSIFSPVKRVNYALENTRVGQKTDYEKLTLEIETDGSINPEEALFQAARILRDHVQLFINLKPEAEEKPKEVESEHDEEFEKVKKILLMPVDELDLSVRSQNCLRSANIKTIGDLVSKNEAEMLHYRNFGRKSLAELGELIESFNLNFGMDVDKYIKEEEK; this comes from the coding sequence ATGAAGATTAATCACTTACAACTACCGGAAAACGTCATAAAAGAAGAATCTTCTTTTACCGATACTTTTGGAAGGTTTGTTATGCAGCCTTTAGAAAGAGGTTATGGAATTACTCTTGGAAATTCTTTAAGAAGAGTTTTAATTTCTTCTCTTTCCGGTACCGCTATTATTGCTATAAAAGTTAATGATGCGCCTCATGAATTCACAACATTAAAAGGTGTAGTTGAAGATTTATCCGAAATTATCCTTAATCTGAAGGAAGTTAGATTTAAGGACATAACCGGAAAAGGTCATAAAATTGAAATGAACATTAAAGGAGCTAAGGAATTTACCGCAAAAGACATTCAAGATGCAACTGCGGATTTTGAAATTCTTAATCCTGACCAGCATATTGCAACTCTTAACAAAGATGCAAACTTAAACATTGAATTAAGATTAGCTCAGGGAATCGGATATATTCCTTCTGAAGAGAACAAAAAAGTTGACCTGCCTTTAGGTTTCATAACCGTTGATTCTATTTTCTCTCCGGTAAAGAGAGTTAACTATGCGCTTGAAAATACAAGAGTAGGGCAAAAAACAGATTATGAAAAATTAACTCTTGAAATTGAAACTGACGGTTCCATCAATCCTGAGGAAGCATTATTCCAGGCAGCAAGAATATTGAGAGACCACGTTCAGTTGTTTATCAATTTGAAACCGGAAGCAGAAGAAAAACCGAAAGAAGTTGAATCTGAGCACGATGAAGAATTTGAAAAAGTTAAGAAAATATTATTAATGCCGGTTGATGAATTAGATTTATCTGTCCGTTCACAAAACTGTCTGCGTTCAGCAAACATAAAAACAATCGGTGACTTAGTAAGCAAGAATGAGGCAGAGATGCTTCATTACAGAAACTTCGGAAGAAAATCTCTTGCTGAGTTAGGCGAGCTTATCGAAAGCTTTAACCTTAATTTCGGAATGGATGTAGATAAATACATCAAAGAAGAAGAAAAGTAA
- the rpmJ gene encoding 50S ribosomal protein L36, whose product MKVRSSVKKMCDKCKIIKRKGVIRVICTNPKHKQRQG is encoded by the coding sequence ATGAAAGTAAGAAGCTCAGTAAAAAAGATGTGCGACAAATGCAAAATTATAAAACGAAAAGGTGTAATTCGTGTTATTTGCACAAACCCAAAACATAAACAAAGACAGGGATAA
- the rplO gene encoding 50S ribosomal protein L15: protein MDILSNLKPAEGSRRKIKRVGRGQGSGHGGTSTRGHKGAKSRSGYKNRAWFEGGQMPLQRRLPKFGFKNVNRVEVNIINLGKLQKLIDSGKISETKIDKEYLLKSKVLSGKNVPLKILGEGEFKAKIEITADSFSKSAKEKIENLGGKAITL, encoded by the coding sequence ATGGACATACTAAGTAATTTAAAACCTGCAGAAGGTTCACGCAGGAAAATAAAGAGAGTCGGAAGAGGTCAGGGTTCGGGACACGGTGGAACTTCCACAAGAGGTCACAAAGGTGCGAAGTCGCGTTCAGGTTATAAGAACAGAGCATGGTTTGAAGGTGGTCAAATGCCTCTTCAAAGAAGACTTCCGAAGTTCGGATTCAAGAATGTTAACAGAGTTGAAGTAAACATTATTAACTTAGGAAAGTTACAAAAGCTTATCGACAGCGGAAAAATTTCCGAGACAAAAATCGATAAAGAATATTTATTAAAGAGCAAAGTATTATCAGGAAAGAACGTTCCGTTGAAAATTTTAGGTGAAGGTGAGTTTAAAGCTAAAATAGAGATTACTGCCGATTCTTTCAGTAAATCTGCAAAAGAAAAAATAGAAAATCTTGGAGGAAAAGCCATAACCTTATGA